In one Umezawaea sp. Da 62-37 genomic region, the following are encoded:
- a CDS encoding ABC transporter ATP-binding protein, which yields MELGLDGVTVDGIVHDVTLAAASGQVVGIVGPNGSGKSTTLRCVYRALKPSGGAVLLDGRDLLAMPLKESARRLAALTQDSHVEFDFTVAEVVAMGRLPHKGSFDRDTERDHDLVAGSLRQVDAEHLAARTFLTLSGGERQRVLIARALVQEPDVLVLDEPTNHLDIRHQLDVLALVRRVGPTVLAVLHDLNLAAAYCDRIHVLDGGRVVAGGTPAEVLTPDLVLAVFGVRAHLVVHPTSGAPQLLFEHPEVSP from the coding sequence ATGGAACTCGGACTGGACGGCGTCACGGTCGACGGGATCGTCCACGACGTCACGCTGGCCGCCGCGTCCGGGCAGGTCGTCGGGATCGTCGGTCCCAACGGGAGCGGCAAGTCGACCACGCTGCGCTGCGTCTACCGGGCGCTCAAGCCCAGCGGGGGAGCGGTGCTCCTGGACGGGCGCGACCTGCTCGCCATGCCGCTCAAGGAGAGCGCCCGCAGGCTCGCCGCGCTGACGCAGGACAGCCACGTCGAGTTCGACTTCACCGTCGCCGAGGTCGTCGCGATGGGACGCCTGCCGCACAAGGGGTCCTTCGACCGCGACACCGAACGCGACCACGACCTCGTGGCGGGGTCGCTGCGGCAGGTCGACGCCGAGCACCTGGCGGCGCGCACGTTCCTCACGCTCTCCGGCGGCGAACGGCAGCGCGTGCTGATCGCCCGCGCCCTGGTGCAGGAACCGGACGTGCTCGTGCTCGACGAGCCCACCAACCACCTCGACATCCGCCACCAGCTGGACGTGCTCGCGCTCGTCCGCCGCGTCGGGCCGACCGTGCTGGCGGTGCTGCACGACCTGAACCTCGCCGCCGCCTACTGCGACCGCATCCACGTCCTCGACGGCGGCCGCGTCGTCGCGGGCGGCACCCCGGCCGAAGTGCTGACCCCGGACCTGGTGCTGGCCGTGTTCGGCGTGCGCGCGCACCTGGTCGTCCACCCCACCAGCGGAGCGCCCCAGCTCCTCTTCGAACACCCGGAGGTTTCCCCGTGA
- a CDS encoding iron ABC transporter permease has product MTTARRPSLRPLVAGLLVVLAASTLCGVALGPVGIPFARVVHFLVAATTGGTIPAGDAGQYHIVWDIRLPRVLLAAVVGAGLSVVGVAVQAMVRNALADPYVLGISSGASVGATAVATLGLFTSLGVYALSTAAFLSALAATALVYLAARTRSGLTPLRLVLTGTAMAYGFSALAMLLVFQAPHGEAARAAMFWLLGSLGGVTWGSLPVAAAVTFAGTGYLLANARRLNGLSTGDETATTLGIDVTRTRRHLFIATAAMTGVLVAVSGAVGFVGLMLPHLVRMVVGADHRRVLVVAPLAGASFLIWVDVAARLLAAPEELPLGVITAALGVPCFVFLMRRRGYVFGGG; this is encoded by the coding sequence GTGACCACGGCCCGACGCCCGAGCCTCCGTCCGCTGGTAGCCGGACTCCTGGTCGTCCTGGCCGCGTCCACCCTCTGCGGCGTGGCGCTGGGCCCGGTCGGCATCCCGTTCGCCAGGGTCGTCCACTTCCTGGTGGCGGCGACCACCGGCGGCACGATCCCGGCGGGCGACGCCGGCCAGTACCACATCGTCTGGGACATCCGACTCCCCCGAGTCCTCCTGGCAGCCGTGGTGGGGGCGGGCCTCAGCGTGGTGGGCGTGGCCGTCCAGGCCATGGTGCGCAACGCGCTGGCCGACCCGTACGTCCTGGGCATCTCCTCCGGAGCCTCCGTGGGCGCCACGGCCGTTGCCACCCTCGGTCTCTTCACGTCCCTGGGCGTCTACGCCCTGTCCACCGCCGCGTTCCTCTCGGCACTGGCCGCGACCGCACTCGTCTACCTGGCCGCCAGAACCCGCTCCGGCCTCACCCCGCTCCGCCTGGTCCTCACCGGAACGGCGATGGCGTACGGCTTCTCCGCGCTGGCGATGCTCCTCGTCTTCCAGGCCCCGCACGGCGAAGCCGCCCGCGCCGCCATGTTCTGGCTCCTGGGCAGCCTCGGCGGGGTCACCTGGGGCTCGCTGCCGGTCGCCGCCGCGGTGACGTTCGCGGGCACCGGCTACCTCCTGGCCAACGCCCGCCGCCTCAACGGCCTGTCCACGGGCGACGAGACCGCGACGACGCTGGGCATCGACGTCACCCGCACGCGCAGGCACCTGTTCATCGCCACCGCGGCCATGACCGGCGTGCTGGTCGCCGTGAGCGGCGCCGTCGGGTTCGTCGGGCTGATGCTGCCGCACCTGGTCCGCATGGTGGTCGGCGCGGACCACCGGCGCGTGCTCGTGGTGGCCCCGTTGGCGGGCGCGAGCTTCCTGATCTGGGTGGACGTCGCCGCGCGCCTGCTCGCCGCGCCCGAGGAACTGCCGCTGGGCGTGATCACCGCCGCGCTCGGCGTGCCCTGCTTCGTGTTCCTCATGCGCCGCCGCGGCTACGTGTTCGGGGGCGGCTGA
- a CDS encoding ABC transporter substrate-binding protein has protein sequence MRLLALCLVLATAACGATVAQDTSATDPVTVRNCGRDVTYERVPGKVVTNDTGIAELMFALGLADRMAGYVIGDGQTADLATSPFKADWDRVPKLGEKIGKELVQGAGADLVFAGWDYGFSESTGFTPDALAELGIPTYQLTEACRNGVGKQRGVMPPLDALYEDLRNLGEVFRVSDRAEALITGYQAQIASAEKLMAGKPKPKVFLYDSGLDQPFTSGRNAAPQDIIAKAGGTNIFGDLDDSWTTVGWEAVVQRNPDVVLINDYADGDANTPEQKRAFLESYAPLAAVPAIRDRRFFVLPYAALVESPRNPAAIEAFAKFLAG, from the coding sequence GTGAGGCTGCTCGCCCTCTGCCTGGTCCTCGCCACCGCCGCGTGCGGTGCGACCGTCGCCCAGGACACCTCGGCCACCGACCCGGTGACCGTGCGGAACTGCGGGCGGGACGTCACCTACGAGCGCGTGCCGGGCAAGGTCGTCACGAACGACACGGGGATCGCCGAGCTGATGTTCGCCCTCGGACTGGCCGACCGGATGGCGGGCTACGTCATCGGCGACGGCCAGACCGCGGACCTGGCCACGTCGCCGTTCAAGGCCGACTGGGACCGGGTGCCGAAGCTGGGGGAGAAGATCGGCAAGGAGCTCGTGCAGGGCGCGGGGGCCGACCTCGTGTTCGCCGGGTGGGACTACGGGTTCTCCGAGAGCACCGGGTTCACGCCGGACGCGTTGGCGGAACTGGGGATCCCGACCTACCAGCTCACCGAGGCGTGCCGCAACGGCGTGGGCAAGCAGCGCGGCGTCATGCCCCCGCTGGACGCGCTGTACGAGGACCTGCGGAACCTCGGGGAAGTCTTCCGGGTGTCGGACAGGGCGGAGGCGCTCATCACCGGGTACCAGGCGCAGATCGCGTCCGCCGAGAAGCTCATGGCGGGCAAGCCGAAGCCGAAGGTCTTCCTCTACGACAGCGGGTTGGACCAGCCGTTCACCTCGGGCCGCAACGCCGCGCCGCAGGACATCATCGCCAAGGCGGGCGGCACCAACATCTTCGGCGACCTGGACGACAGCTGGACCACGGTCGGGTGGGAGGCGGTCGTGCAGCGGAACCCGGACGTCGTCCTGATCAACGACTACGCCGACGGCGACGCCAACACCCCGGAGCAGAAGCGGGCGTTCCTGGAGTCCTACGCGCCGTTGGCCGCGGTGCCCGCGATCCGGGACAGGAGGTTCTTCGTGCTGCCGTACGCGGCCCTCGTCGAAAGCCCCCGCAACCCCGCCGCGATCGAGGCGTTCGCGAAGTTCCTGGCGGGCTGA